GATTCGCGGCAATAAACGGCGGTCATGCGGCCCACGGCGAGCGCGTCCGCCCCGCGCGTGATGTCGAACCGGTACGAAATCGACTTACTGCCGACCCGTTCGACCAGGACGGTGAGGGTCAGGATGTCACCGAACACAGCCGGCTTGGTGTAGTCGCAGGCGACCGAAACCCGCGGCAGCCCGTACCGCTGCCCGTCCTTTTCCCACGCCACCGTGAGCCCGCGCGAACGGAGGAAGTCCGTCTCGGCGGCTTCCATGTACCGGAAAAAGTTCGAGAAATGGACGATCCCCGCCATGTCCGTGTCCCCGAATTCGACACGGCGGGTGGTCTGAAACGGTGTAGGCATAATGAGCCGCAAGCGGGTTTAAAGGCATCAGAAGAATGGCCGCAAAAAGGCACAAAAGACGCAAAAATGAAACCAAACAAATGCCAACCGACACAATTCTTTCCCGGCTAATTTATGCGTTTTTTGCGCCTTTTTGCGGCCATTCCTCTGGGTCAGTTTATCGAGAAGCGGCGGGTACAGCGCGCTTGTACAGAACGGCGAGGGTTTCCTCGGCCATCACCCGTGCCGTGAACCGTGCGTGCAAGCCGTCGCGGCCTTTTTGCGCCAGCTCCGTGCGGAGGTCCGGTTGTTCGAGTAGGCGGCGAAGAACCGCGGCGAGGTCGGCAGGGTTTTCCGGTTCGCATAGAAGGCCGCCGCCGGTCGCGCCGATCAGTTCGGGAAATGAGCCGTGTCGCGGTTGCACGACGGGCACACCGTTCGCCCAGGCTTCGAGGACGTACAACCCCTTCGGCTCGTGATACGTGGTCGGGACCGACAGCACGTCGATCGAGTGAATGAACCGCACCTTACTGTCGTGGTCCGGGCATTCGACGTGTTCGAAATCGCCGGCGAGTCCCGCGGCCGTGAGCTTGGCAACTTGCTCGTCGTAGAACGCCCGCTGGTGTGCGCCGAGCCACCCCGAGGCTTTCAGCTTGGCCGCCGGAGCGCCGGGTGTTCGACGGAGATGAATGAACGCGTCAACGATGTTCTGGAAGCCTTTCTCCGGGCAGATCCGCGCGAAATAGCCGATCGTCGGCGGTTCCGCGGCACGATCCGGCCGTGGTCCGCCGTGACCTTTCAGGTTGATCCCGGGATAAACGACGTCCATTTTTTCGCGGCTAACGCCCAGATAATCGGCCATGTAGTCGGCGTAGAATCGGCTCGTACAGATGTAAGCGTCAACGGCCTTGTCGTTCCGCCGAATCTCCGCGATGCACCGCTTCCGGGCGGCTGGCGGAAGCGCGTCGAGGTAAATGTCGTCTCCCTGGAGGGTGACCAGTACGGGCACGCCCAGCGCCTCCTTGACAGCAGGCACCATGCCCGAGAGGAGCGCGTTCGTGAGGACGATGACCTCGGGCTTCGCCTCCGTACCGAGCCACTCGACGAGTTTCGCCAACTCTTTCCGCTGCCGCCCTTCCTTCCCTTTTAGCATCGACACGGTGAGTTCGGCGAGACTGGCATAGCTCATGGACACCGCCCGCTTTGAGACGAATCGAAGGAGCGCGGGGCGGTTCAACAGCCAGTCAATGAATCTCGGCGTGTGGCGGAAAATCCACGACCTGTCTTGCAGGAAGACGTTGATGCCGCCGTAAAAGATCCGGCCCTGGCTGACGTCGATGTCGTCGGTGCGGATGGGGGTGTAGGTCGGGATGAGCAGCGCGTCGTGGCCGAGTTCGCGGAGCGCGGTGACGAGGGTATTATCGCGCATGCAGCTGCCGCAAAACATGCCGGCCGCACCCGCGGTAATGAATCCGATCCTCATGGACCAC
This is a stretch of genomic DNA from Fimbriiglobus ruber. It encodes these proteins:
- a CDS encoding acyl-CoA thioesterase encodes the protein MPTPFQTTRRVEFGDTDMAGIVHFSNFFRYMEAAETDFLRSRGLTVAWEKDGQRYGLPRVSVACDYTKPAVFGDILTLTVLVERVGSKSISYRFDITRGADALAVGRMTAVYCRESLPGKMESTEIPAEVRAILES
- a CDS encoding glycosyltransferase family 4 protein, whose amino-acid sequence is MRIGFITAGAAGMFCGSCMRDNTLVTALRELGHDALLIPTYTPIRTDDIDVSQGRIFYGGINVFLQDRSWIFRHTPRFIDWLLNRPALLRFVSKRAVSMSYASLAELTVSMLKGKEGRQRKELAKLVEWLGTEAKPEVIVLTNALLSGMVPAVKEALGVPVLVTLQGDDIYLDALPPAARKRCIAEIRRNDKAVDAYICTSRFYADYMADYLGVSREKMDVVYPGINLKGHGGPRPDRAAEPPTIGYFARICPEKGFQNIVDAFIHLRRTPGAPAAKLKASGWLGAHQRAFYDEQVAKLTAAGLAGDFEHVECPDHDSKVRFIHSIDVLSVPTTYHEPKGLYVLEAWANGVPVVQPRHGSFPELIGATGGGLLCEPENPADLAAVLRRLLEQPDLRTELAQKGRDGLHARFTARVMAEETLAVLYKRAVPAASR